A section of the Pseudomonas sp. FP453 genome encodes:
- the msbA gene encoding lipid A export permease/ATP-binding protein MsbA: MSDAPPKAEQESSLKIYFRLLGYVKPYIGMFLVSIVGFVIFASTQPMLAGILKYFVDGLSNPDVVFFPSVPYLKDLKLLMAVPLLIVLIAAWQGLGSFLGNYYLAKVSLGLVHDLRVQLFNKLLVLPNRYFDTHSSGHLISRITFNVTMVTGAATDAIKVVIREGLTVVFLFGYLLWMNWKLTLVMLAILPIIAMMVGSTSKKFRKQSKKIQVAMGDVTHVASETIQGYRVVRSFGGETYEEQRFAKASMSNTEKQMRMTKTGAVYTPMLQLVIYTAMAALMFLVLFLRGDATAGDLVAYITAAGLLPKPIRQLSEVSSTIQKGVAGAESIFEQLDVEPEVDTGTVEKERVSGRLDVRNLSFTYPGTEREVLKNISFTAAPGQMVALVGRSGSGKSTLAALIPRFYHHETGEILLDDVEIEDYRLRNLRRHVAQVTQHVTLFNDTVANNIAYGDLASAPREDVEKAARDAYAMDFIAELPKGLDTEVGENGVLLSGGQRQRLAIARALLKNAPLLILDEATSALDTESERHIQAALDKVMKGRTTLVIAHRLSTIEKADLILVMDHGEIVERGTHLELLAMGGYYSRLHAMGLDEPATANIT, encoded by the coding sequence ATGAGTGACGCACCGCCCAAAGCGGAACAGGAATCCAGCCTGAAAATCTATTTCAGGCTGCTGGGCTATGTGAAACCCTACATCGGCATGTTCCTGGTGAGCATCGTCGGTTTCGTGATTTTCGCGTCCACCCAGCCCATGCTGGCCGGGATCCTCAAATACTTTGTTGACGGCCTGAGCAACCCGGACGTGGTGTTTTTCCCCAGCGTGCCGTACCTCAAGGACCTGAAACTGCTGATGGCCGTGCCGCTGCTGATCGTCCTGATCGCCGCGTGGCAGGGCCTCGGCTCGTTCCTGGGCAACTACTACCTGGCCAAGGTGTCCCTGGGCCTGGTCCACGACCTGCGGGTGCAGTTGTTCAATAAACTGCTGGTATTGCCCAACCGCTATTTCGATACCCACAGTTCCGGGCACCTGATCTCGCGCATCACCTTCAACGTGACCATGGTCACCGGCGCCGCCACGGATGCGATCAAAGTCGTGATCCGCGAAGGCCTGACCGTGGTGTTCCTGTTCGGCTACCTCCTGTGGATGAACTGGAAACTGACCCTGGTGATGCTGGCGATCCTGCCGATCATTGCCATGATGGTCGGTAGCACCAGCAAGAAATTCCGCAAGCAGAGCAAGAAAATCCAGGTGGCGATGGGCGATGTGACCCACGTGGCCTCGGAGACGATCCAGGGTTATCGCGTGGTACGCAGCTTCGGCGGGGAAACCTACGAAGAGCAGCGCTTTGCCAAGGCGAGCATGAGCAACACCGAAAAACAGATGCGCATGACCAAGACCGGCGCGGTCTACACGCCCATGCTGCAACTGGTGATCTACACCGCGATGGCGGCGCTGATGTTCCTGGTGCTGTTCCTGCGGGGCGATGCGACAGCCGGCGACCTGGTGGCCTACATCACCGCGGCGGGCCTGCTGCCCAAGCCGATCCGCCAGCTGTCGGAAGTCAGTTCGACGATCCAGAAGGGTGTCGCCGGTGCCGAAAGCATCTTCGAGCAATTGGATGTCGAGCCTGAAGTGGACACCGGCACCGTCGAGAAAGAGCGGGTCAGCGGCCGTCTGGACGTGCGCAACCTGAGCTTTACCTACCCCGGCACCGAACGCGAAGTACTGAAGAACATCAGCTTCACCGCCGCGCCAGGCCAGATGGTCGCGTTGGTCGGGCGTTCGGGCAGTGGCAAGTCCACGCTCGCCGCGCTGATCCCGCGCTTCTATCACCACGAGACCGGCGAGATCCTCCTCGACGACGTGGAAATCGAGGACTACCGCCTGCGCAACCTGCGCCGCCACGTGGCCCAGGTGACCCAGCACGTGACCCTGTTCAACGACACCGTGGCCAACAACATTGCCTACGGCGACCTGGCCAGCGCGCCGCGTGAAGACGTCGAGAAAGCGGCGCGGGATGCCTACGCCATGGACTTCATCGCCGAGCTGCCCAAGGGCCTCGACACCGAAGTCGGTGAAAACGGCGTGCTGCTCTCCGGCGGCCAGCGCCAGCGCCTGGCGATTGCCCGTGCGCTGCTGAAGAACGCCCCGCTGCTGATCCTCGATGAAGCCACGTCGGCGCTGGACACCGAGTCCGAACGGCATATCCAGGCCGCGCTGGACAAGGTCATGAAGGGCCGCACCACCCTGGTGATCGCGCACCGCCTGTCCACGATCGAGAAAGCCGACCTGATTCTGGTCATGGACCACGGCGAAATTGTCGAGCGCGGTACACACCTTGAGCTGCTGGCGATGGGGGGCTACTACTCCCGCCTGCACGCCATGGGATTGGATGAGCCGGCGACGGCCAACATCACCTGA
- a CDS encoding sulfotransferase family 2 domain-containing protein has product MLQRLFWKLLPKQQRAFLLGRLSVVDRQAVNKSMSALTVLPPAFVKHACVFIHVPKCAGSSVCSVLLDGRWPGHLPYHWYEQQFPGHCADSFKFAFVRDPLERAYSAYTYLRGNSMGSRDREAQALVCGYRDFDHFVAGWLHPDNLRRQLHFAPQTDFLVDHLGRMSMDFLGRQEHLQRDFRSVCEHLGLNAALPHLNVSLERRSEPVRDFCSSRTRRLVRRAYQRDYEVLGYE; this is encoded by the coding sequence ATGTTGCAACGTCTGTTCTGGAAACTGCTGCCCAAACAGCAGCGGGCTTTTTTGCTGGGGCGTTTGTCGGTGGTGGATCGGCAGGCGGTCAACAAGTCCATGTCGGCACTGACCGTCCTTCCGCCCGCTTTTGTCAAACATGCCTGTGTGTTCATTCATGTTCCCAAGTGCGCGGGCAGCAGTGTCTGTTCGGTCCTGCTGGATGGGCGCTGGCCGGGGCATTTGCCGTACCACTGGTATGAGCAGCAATTCCCCGGGCATTGCGCCGACAGCTTCAAGTTCGCTTTCGTGCGCGACCCGCTGGAGCGTGCCTACTCGGCGTACACCTATTTGCGCGGCAACAGTATGGGTAGCCGGGATCGGGAAGCCCAGGCGCTGGTCTGTGGCTATCGCGACTTTGACCACTTCGTTGCCGGCTGGCTGCACCCGGACAACCTGCGCCGGCAACTGCACTTTGCCCCGCAGACCGACTTTCTGGTGGATCATCTGGGGCGCATGTCCATGGATTTTCTGGGGCGCCAGGAGCACTTGCAGCGGGATTTTCGCAGCGTGTGCGAACACCTCGGGCTGAATGCCGCGCTGCCCCATCTCAATGTTTCCCTTGAGCGCCGCAGCGAGCCGGTCAGGGACTTTTGTTCCTCGCGCACGCGCCGTTTGGTGAGGCGCGCCTATCAGCGCGATTACGAGGTCCTGGGTTATGAATAA
- the cysC gene encoding adenylyl-sulfate kinase, translated as MNNSSLSSAIADVRPFALSLTVAARAALKHQQPCCLWLTGLSGSGKSTLANALEVQLNEQGRHTFVLDGDNVRAGLCSDLGMGVVARKENIRRIGEVARLMVDAGLIVIVSAISPFSADRETARALFGPGQFFEVYVSTPLAICVRRDPKGLYRAALDGRIKDFTGLDSPYEAPRQADCEINTDEVELAEAVAHILAVLFKK; from the coding sequence ATGAATAATTCGTCGCTGTCCAGCGCCATCGCCGACGTGCGCCCCTTTGCCCTGTCGCTGACCGTGGCCGCCCGCGCCGCGCTCAAGCACCAGCAACCTTGTTGCCTGTGGCTGACGGGGTTGTCCGGTTCGGGCAAGTCGACCCTGGCCAATGCGCTGGAAGTACAGCTCAACGAGCAGGGCCGGCACACCTTCGTGCTGGATGGCGACAACGTGCGCGCCGGGTTGTGCAGCGACCTGGGCATGGGCGTGGTGGCGCGCAAGGAAAACATCCGGCGCATCGGCGAAGTGGCGCGGCTGATGGTGGACGCGGGGCTGATCGTGATCGTGTCGGCGATCTCGCCGTTCAGCGCCGACCGCGAGACGGCGCGGGCGCTGTTCGGGCCGGGGCAGTTTTTCGAGGTGTATGTCAGTACGCCGCTGGCGATCTGTGTGCGCCGCGATCCCAAGGGCCTGTACCGGGCGGCGCTGGATGGGCGCATCAAGGACTTCACCGGGCTCGACAGCCCCTATGAAGCCCCTCGGCAGGCCGACTGCGAAATCAACACCGATGAGGTCGAATTGGCGGAAGCCGTGGCGCACATCCTGGCGGTTTTGTTTAAAAAGTGA
- the hldE gene encoding bifunctional D-glycero-beta-D-manno-heptose-7-phosphate kinase/D-glycero-beta-D-manno-heptose 1-phosphate adenylyltransferase HldE produces MKLSMPRFDQAPVLVVGDVMLDRYWHGGTSRISPEAPVPVVKVEQIEDRPGGAANVALNIAALGAPASLVGVTGDDEAADSLANSLRGAGVRALFQRIAHQPTIVKLRVMSRHQQLLRIDFEEPFATDALALSGQVDELLEGIKVLVLSDYGKGALKNHQALIQAAKAKGIPVLADPKGKDFSIYRGASLITPNLSEFEAIVGGCADEHELVSKGAALMADLDLGALLVTRGEHGMTLLRPDHPAMHLPARAREVFDVTGAGDTVISTLAASIAAGEELPHAVALANLAAGIVVGKLGTAAISAPELRRAIQRSEGSERGVLGIEQLLLAIDDARAHNESIVFTNGCFDILHAGHVTYLEQARAQGDRLIVAVNDDASVSRLKGPGRPINSVDRRMAVLAGLGAVDWVISFAEGTPENLLAQVKPDVLVKGGDYSVDQVVGADIVSAYGGTVKVLGLVENSSTTAIVEKIRNNE; encoded by the coding sequence ATGAAGTTGTCCATGCCGCGATTCGATCAAGCCCCTGTCTTGGTGGTCGGCGATGTCATGCTCGACCGTTACTGGCATGGTGGTACCTCACGGATTTCCCCTGAGGCGCCGGTACCGGTAGTCAAGGTCGAGCAAATCGAAGACCGCCCAGGCGGCGCTGCCAACGTTGCCCTCAATATTGCCGCCCTCGGCGCCCCGGCCTCCCTGGTCGGCGTGACCGGTGACGACGAAGCCGCCGACAGCCTGGCCAACAGCCTGCGCGGTGCCGGCGTGCGCGCGCTGTTCCAGCGCATCGCCCATCAGCCGACCATCGTCAAGCTGCGGGTCATGAGTCGTCACCAGCAATTGCTGCGGATCGATTTTGAAGAACCCTTCGCCACCGATGCCCTGGCCCTCAGCGGTCAGGTCGATGAGTTGCTCGAAGGTATCAAGGTGCTGGTGTTGTCCGACTACGGCAAAGGCGCGTTGAAGAACCACCAGGCGCTGATCCAGGCCGCCAAGGCCAAGGGCATTCCGGTGCTGGCCGACCCCAAGGGCAAGGACTTCTCGATTTATCGCGGCGCCAGCCTGATCACGCCGAACCTCAGCGAGTTCGAAGCCATCGTCGGCGGTTGTGCCGACGAGCACGAATTGGTGAGCAAAGGCGCGGCGCTGATGGCCGACCTCGACCTCGGCGCCTTGCTGGTGACCCGTGGCGAGCATGGCATGACCCTGTTGCGCCCGGATCATCCGGCGATGCACCTGCCGGCCCGTGCCCGTGAAGTGTTCGACGTCACCGGCGCCGGTGACACGGTGATTTCCACCCTGGCCGCCTCGATTGCGGCTGGCGAAGAACTGCCCCACGCCGTGGCCCTGGCCAACCTGGCCGCGGGCATCGTGGTGGGCAAGTTGGGTACCGCGGCCATCAGCGCGCCGGAACTGCGCCGCGCGATCCAGCGTTCCGAAGGTTCGGAGCGCGGCGTGCTGGGGATCGAGCAATTGCTGCTGGCCATTGACGATGCCCGTGCCCACAACGAAAGCATTGTGTTCACCAACGGCTGCTTCGACATCCTGCATGCCGGCCACGTGACCTATCTGGAACAGGCGCGCGCCCAAGGCGATCGCCTGATCGTGGCGGTCAACGACGACGCCTCGGTCAGCCGCCTGAAAGGCCCTGGCCGCCCGATCAACAGCGTTGACCGGCGCATGGCCGTGCTGGCTGGCCTGGGCGCAGTGGACTGGGTGATCAGCTTTGCCGAAGGCACCCCGGAAAACCTGCTGGCCCAGGTCAAGCCCGACGTGCTGGTCAAGGGCGGCGACTACTCCGTCGACCAGGTGGTCGGTGCCGACATCGTCAGCGCCTACGGCGGCACCGTCAAAGTGTTGGGATTGGTTGAAAACAGCTCGACCACGGCCATTGTCGAGAAGATCCGCAACAATGAGTAA
- a CDS encoding NAD-dependent epimerase/dehydratase family protein, producing the protein MSKCVLITGGAGFIGSHLVDALLAKGYGVRVLDNLSTGKRSNLALDNPRVELLEGDVADAELVARAAVGTVAVVHLAAVASVQASVDDPVSTHQSNFVGTLNVCEAMRKAGVKRVVFASSAAVYGNNGEGASIDEETTKAPLTPYASDKLAGEHYFDFYRRQHGLEPVIFRFFNIFGPRQDPSSPYSGVISIFSERVQQGVPIAVFGDGEQTRDFMYVEDLVDVLVQAIEAPDAPLGAINVGWNRTTTLKQVLQALEEIVGKLPAVTYGPARSGDIRHSRANNQRLLASFKLPEPTPLKVGLERLLKG; encoded by the coding sequence ATGAGTAAGTGTGTCCTGATTACCGGCGGTGCGGGCTTTATCGGCTCGCACCTGGTCGATGCATTGCTGGCCAAGGGTTACGGCGTGCGCGTGCTGGACAACCTGTCCACCGGCAAGCGCAGCAACCTGGCGCTGGACAACCCGCGCGTCGAACTGCTGGAAGGCGACGTGGCCGACGCCGAGCTGGTGGCGCGTGCCGCGGTCGGCACGGTGGCGGTGGTTCATCTGGCTGCGGTGGCTTCGGTGCAGGCGTCGGTGGATGATCCGGTCAGCACGCACCAGAGCAATTTTGTCGGCACCCTGAATGTGTGCGAAGCGATGCGCAAGGCGGGCGTGAAACGCGTGGTCTTCGCCTCCAGCGCGGCGGTGTACGGCAACAACGGCGAGGGCGCTTCGATTGACGAAGAGACCACCAAGGCGCCGTTGACACCGTATGCGTCCGACAAGCTGGCCGGCGAACACTACTTTGATTTCTACCGCCGCCAGCATGGCCTGGAGCCGGTGATTTTCCGCTTCTTCAATATCTTCGGCCCGCGCCAGGACCCGTCCTCGCCGTACTCCGGGGTAATCAGCATCTTCAGCGAGCGCGTGCAGCAGGGCGTGCCGATTGCCGTGTTTGGCGATGGCGAGCAGACCCGTGACTTCATGTACGTGGAAGACCTGGTCGACGTGCTGGTGCAAGCCATTGAAGCGCCGGACGCACCGTTGGGCGCGATCAATGTGGGCTGGAATCGCACCACGACGCTCAAGCAGGTGTTGCAGGCGCTGGAAGAGATTGTCGGCAAGTTGCCGGCAGTGACTTACGGCCCGGCGCGTTCTGGGGATATTCGCCACTCGCGGGCGAATAATCAGCGGTTGTTGGCGAGCTTCAAGTTGCCTGAGCCAACCCCGCTGAAGGTCGGCCTGGAACGCTTGCTTAAAGGCTGA
- a CDS encoding aldo/keto reductase, with protein MSLPTLHDLHRPLGSTGLLVSPLGLGTVKLGRDQGVKYPNGFQIPDDDAARMLLRQARELGINLIDTAPAYGMSEERLGPLLRGQRQDWVIVSKVGEEFDNGVSRHDFSAAHTRLSIERSLKRLETDFIDLVLVHSDGNDLHILNECEVYQTLAELKQEGKIRGFGFSGKTVEGGVKALERGDCAMVTYNLNEQAEKAVIDYAAAHGKGILVKKALASGHVCLEPGMDPIHASFILLFAQTGVASAIVGTINPLHLAHNVATAARVIRQL; from the coding sequence ATGAGCCTGCCAACCCTGCACGATTTGCATCGCCCATTGGGCAGCACCGGCCTGCTGGTCTCGCCGCTGGGCCTGGGCACCGTCAAGCTGGGCCGTGACCAAGGGGTGAAGTACCCCAATGGCTTCCAGATCCCCGATGACGATGCCGCGCGCATGCTGCTGCGCCAGGCCCGCGAGCTGGGGATCAACCTGATCGACACCGCGCCGGCCTATGGCATGAGCGAGGAGCGCCTCGGCCCGCTGCTGCGCGGCCAGCGCCAGGACTGGGTGATTGTCAGCAAGGTCGGCGAAGAATTCGACAATGGTGTGTCCCGCCACGACTTCAGCGCCGCCCACACGCGCCTGTCGATTGAACGCAGCTTGAAACGACTGGAAACGGATTTTATCGACCTGGTGCTGGTGCATTCCGACGGCAACGACCTGCACATCCTCAACGAGTGCGAGGTCTACCAGACCCTGGCCGAGTTGAAACAAGAGGGCAAGATTCGCGGTTTCGGCTTTTCCGGCAAAACCGTCGAAGGCGGCGTGAAGGCTCTGGAACGGGGTGATTGCGCGATGGTCACCTACAATTTGAACGAACAGGCCGAGAAAGCCGTCATTGATTATGCGGCGGCCCATGGCAAGGGTATCCTCGTGAAGAAAGCCCTGGCCAGTGGCCACGTTTGCCTCGAACCTGGAATGGATCCAATACACGCCAGTTTCATCTTGTTGTTTGCGCAAACCGGCGTTGCCAGTGCTATTGTCGGGACCATCAATCCGCTGCACCTGGCCCATAACGTGGCGACCGCTGCCCGGGTCATCCGTCAACTCTGA
- a CDS encoding FAD-binding oxidoreductase — translation MPSVISTDVLIVGAGVAGLWLNARLRRQGFSTVLVESATLGGGQSVKSQGIIHGGAKYALHGALTGASEAIADMPRRWREALAGNGELDLTGVRLLSEAHYLWSPGTLAGNLTSFFASKAVRGRVDQVKGDDLPPALQDRRFKGKVYRLAELVVDVPSLIERLAQLAGDGLLAGQHIAPLLEGNKLVGLTVDGRAIHAQRIVLSAGGGTADLLTALGLSKPAMQKRPLHMIIAKGPGLKPLYAHCLGGGTKPRITVTTHPAADGNWVWYMGGDIAEADGVARTPEEQIATAQKELAQLLPWIDMSQTQWATLRVDRAEPLQTGLSRPDNAFVFEDGRLLVGWPTKLALAPDFADRVINALERDGIRPSASEPLPELPKPAIGVPAWEQLLP, via the coding sequence ATGCCATCCGTTATTTCCACCGACGTTCTGATTGTCGGCGCCGGGGTTGCCGGCCTCTGGCTGAATGCGCGCCTGCGCCGCCAGGGGTTTTCCACGGTGTTGGTGGAAAGCGCCACCCTGGGTGGCGGGCAAAGCGTGAAGTCCCAGGGGATCATTCACGGCGGTGCGAAGTACGCCCTGCACGGCGCCCTCACCGGCGCCTCCGAAGCCATCGCCGACATGCCGCGTCGCTGGCGCGAAGCCTTGGCGGGCAACGGCGAGCTGGACCTGACGGGCGTGCGCCTGTTGTCCGAAGCCCATTACCTGTGGTCCCCCGGCACCCTCGCCGGCAACCTCACCAGCTTCTTCGCCAGCAAGGCCGTGCGCGGGCGTGTCGATCAGGTCAAGGGCGACGACCTGCCACCGGCCCTGCAAGACCGCCGCTTCAAGGGCAAGGTCTATCGCCTGGCCGAGCTGGTGGTGGATGTGCCAAGCCTGATCGAACGCCTCGCGCAATTGGCCGGCGACGGCCTGCTCGCCGGGCAGCACATCGCCCCGCTGCTGGAAGGCAACAAGCTGGTGGGCTTGACGGTCGATGGCCGCGCGATCCACGCCCAACGCATCGTATTGAGCGCTGGTGGCGGCACGGCAGACTTGCTGACCGCCCTGGGCCTGAGCAAGCCGGCGATGCAAAAACGCCCGTTGCACATGATCATCGCCAAAGGCCCCGGCCTGAAGCCGCTATACGCCCACTGCCTGGGTGGCGGCACCAAGCCGCGCATCACCGTCACCACGCACCCGGCTGCCGATGGCAACTGGGTGTGGTACATGGGCGGCGATATTGCCGAGGCCGATGGCGTGGCGCGTACGCCTGAAGAACAGATCGCCACGGCGCAAAAAGAGCTGGCGCAGTTACTGCCGTGGATCGACATGAGCCAGACCCAATGGGCCACGCTGCGAGTGGACCGTGCCGAACCCCTGCAAACCGGCCTGAGCCGCCCCGACAACGCCTTTGTCTTTGAGGACGGTCGCCTGCTGGTCGGCTGGCCAACCAAGCTGGCCTTGGCGCCGGATTTCGCCGATCGCGTGATCAACGCCCTCGAACGCGACGGCATTCGCCCAAGCGCAAGCGAACCCTTGCCCGAATTGCCCAAACCCGCCATCGGCGTACCCGCCTGGGAGCAACTGCTGCCATGA
- a CDS encoding multidrug efflux SMR transporter, which yields MNPAYYYLAIAICSEVIATVSMKAIKGWSTPIPLALVIVGYGVAFWMLTLVVRTVPVGVAYAVWAGMGIVMVSIAALFIYGQKLDLPAMLGMGLIVLGVVVIQLFSKTAGH from the coding sequence ATGAACCCTGCCTACTACTACTTGGCCATCGCCATCTGCTCGGAAGTGATCGCCACCGTTTCCATGAAAGCCATCAAGGGCTGGAGCACGCCGATTCCCCTGGCGCTGGTGATCGTCGGCTACGGCGTCGCCTTCTGGATGCTGACCCTGGTGGTGCGCACCGTGCCGGTGGGCGTGGCCTACGCGGTGTGGGCGGGGATGGGCATCGTTATGGTGAGCATCGCGGCGCTGTTTATCTACGGGCAGAAACTCGACCTGCCAGCGATGCTTGGCATGGGCCTGATTGTGCTGGGCGTGGTGGTGATCCAGCTGTTCTCGAAAACCGCCGGGCACTGA
- a CDS encoding LysR family transcriptional regulator codes for MSVQWNLDQMRLFVSVAEQRSFSAVARGQRKAQSAVSNGIALLEADLGVSLFERSSGRQPRLTEAGTVLLEEAREVLRQCERLNGRALSLLRGEEACLRLAQDEAMLYQPVLDSLDALAGQFPNLEVQISSAAQGDVARKLVERKADLGMLFYHDQIPEALERRVVGSVEMVTVCGRNHPLARQKTVDCQGLAQYRQLLMSTQTSVYPGSEAASPQVWRADSFYVLAEWLTRGLGWAWLPRHVVQYPTYQNQMVELDSEWTPPALVVELVWRRDEPLGPAARFLAERFAECLRAID; via the coding sequence ATGAGCGTGCAATGGAACCTGGACCAGATGCGCCTGTTTGTCAGCGTTGCCGAGCAGCGTTCGTTTTCGGCGGTGGCGCGGGGGCAGCGCAAGGCGCAGTCGGCGGTGAGCAATGGCATTGCGCTGCTGGAAGCCGACCTGGGCGTGAGCCTGTTCGAGCGTAGCAGCGGCCGCCAGCCACGCCTGACCGAAGCCGGCACGGTGTTGCTGGAAGAAGCGCGGGAAGTGCTGCGCCAGTGCGAGCGCCTCAACGGCCGGGCGCTGTCGTTGCTGCGCGGCGAAGAAGCCTGCCTGCGCCTGGCTCAGGATGAAGCGATGTTGTATCAGCCGGTGCTCGACAGCCTGGACGCCCTGGCCGGGCAATTTCCCAATCTGGAAGTACAGATTTCCAGCGCCGCTCAAGGCGATGTCGCACGCAAGCTGGTGGAGCGCAAGGCCGACCTGGGCATGTTGTTCTATCACGATCAAATCCCCGAAGCGTTGGAGCGGCGGGTGGTGGGCAGTGTGGAGATGGTCACCGTGTGCGGGCGCAATCATCCGTTGGCCCGGCAAAAAACCGTGGATTGCCAGGGCCTGGCGCAGTATCGCCAGTTGCTGATGTCGACCCAGACCAGCGTCTACCCCGGCAGCGAAGCCGCCAGCCCGCAGGTGTGGCGCGCCGACAGCTTCTACGTGCTGGCCGAATGGCTGACCCGTGGCCTCGGCTGGGCCTGGTTGCCCCGGCATGTGGTGCAGTACCCGACCTATCAGAACCAGATGGTCGAATTGGACAGCGAATGGACCCCGCCAGCGCTGGTGGTGGAACTGGTGTGGCGGCGCGACGAACCCCTCGGCCCGGCCGCGCGTTTTCTGGCGGAACGTTTTGCCGAGTGCCTACGCGCGATTGACTGA
- the waaA gene encoding lipid IV(A) 3-deoxy-D-manno-octulosonic acid transferase — translation MNRTLYSCLFYLALPLVALRLWLRARKAPAYAKRVSERFSYGLPVLQPGGIWVHAVSVGESIAAAPMVRGLLERYPTLPITVTCMTPTGSERIQALFANEPRVQHCYLPYDLPCAARRFLDRVQPKLAVIMETELWPNHIHACAQRGIPVALANGRLSARSAKGYGRFAKLTAPMLAEMSLLAVQTETEAERFRSLGARAETVDVTGSIKFDLTIDPELPRRAAALREQWGATERPVWIAASTHEGEDEVVLAAHRQLLDSYPNALLILVPRHQERFGPMFELCGQQGFAAVRRSTGEPVTAQTSVLLGDTMGELLFLYALADSAFVGGSLVATGGHNPLEPAALAKPVIMGPHVFNFLEITAMMRDAGALRQVDDAQGLAEAVRQLFELPQDARRMGQAGLTVMQANQGALKRLLDGLGKLITH, via the coding sequence ATGAATAGAACTCTCTATAGCTGTCTGTTTTACCTGGCGCTGCCGTTGGTGGCTTTACGTCTGTGGCTGCGCGCGCGCAAGGCGCCGGCCTATGCCAAGCGGGTCAGCGAGCGCTTTTCGTATGGCTTGCCGGTGTTGCAGCCGGGCGGGATCTGGGTGCACGCGGTGTCGGTGGGCGAGAGCATCGCCGCCGCGCCGATGGTACGTGGGTTGCTGGAGCGTTATCCGACGCTGCCGATCACCGTCACCTGCATGACGCCCACCGGTTCCGAGCGGATCCAGGCGTTGTTCGCCAATGAGCCGCGCGTCCAGCACTGCTACCTGCCCTATGACTTGCCGTGCGCGGCCAGGCGTTTTCTTGATCGCGTGCAGCCGAAACTGGCGGTGATCATGGAGACCGAACTGTGGCCCAACCATATCCACGCCTGCGCCCAGCGCGGGATTCCCGTGGCGCTGGCCAATGGGCGGTTGTCGGCACGCTCGGCCAAGGGCTACGGGCGCTTCGCCAAGCTGACGGCGCCGATGCTGGCTGAGATGAGCCTGCTCGCGGTGCAGACCGAGACTGAAGCCGAGCGTTTCCGCAGCCTGGGAGCGCGTGCTGAAACCGTCGACGTCACCGGCTCGATCAAGTTCGACCTGACCATCGACCCCGAACTGCCAAGGCGCGCCGCTGCGTTGCGCGAGCAATGGGGCGCCACGGAGCGCCCGGTGTGGATCGCTGCCAGCACCCATGAAGGTGAAGATGAAGTGGTGCTGGCGGCTCATCGGCAATTGCTCGATAGCTATCCCAATGCACTGCTGATCCTGGTGCCGCGCCATCAGGAGCGTTTCGGGCCGATGTTCGAGCTGTGTGGGCAGCAAGGCTTCGCTGCGGTACGTCGCTCCACGGGCGAGCCGGTTACCGCGCAAACCTCGGTGTTGCTCGGCGACACCATGGGCGAATTGCTGTTTCTGTATGCCTTGGCCGACAGTGCCTTTGTCGGCGGCAGCCTGGTAGCGACCGGTGGGCACAATCCGCTGGAGCCGGCGGCGTTGGCAAAACCGGTGATCATGGGGCCGCACGTGTTCAACTTCCTCGAAATCACCGCGATGATGCGGGATGCCGGGGCGTTGCGGCAGGTGGATGATGCGCAAGGGTTGGCCGAGGCTGTGCGCCAGTTGTTCGAGCTGCCGCAGGATGCGCGCAGGATGGGGCAGGCGGGATTGACGGTGATGCAGGCTAATCAAGGCGCATTGAAGCGTTTGCTGGATGGCTTGGGCAAACTCATCACCCACTGA